A single region of the Salmo salar chromosome ssa16, Ssal_v3.1, whole genome shotgun sequence genome encodes:
- the LOC100192336 gene encoding interferon regulatory factor 7 encodes MQSCKPQFADWLIEQVRTEQYTGLFFMDNNKFRVPWKHNSRKDCSEDDRKIFRAWAVVSGKITEHPNDKAKWKTNFRSALNSLCRRFKMVEDHSKDSNDPHKVYLVINEYNYESPLIEEITLENYGIDHALTTTENTPPGMEHDILNFSNLTLNHLDLNQHTENYIPVHTHHPVPPVLIQQPYAQVNPDALLNLPATRSSLWDLEITISYRGSEMLKTQVSGPRVQLHYQCNALEPNTQPLCFPSTDGLPDLKQIEYTNCILRSVQRGLLLEVQNTGIYGYRQDKCHVFSSTSNPREAHPEPRKMPQNEMVQLLNFQQYENELIAFKENRRGSPDYTIHMCFGEKFPDGKPPEKKLIVVKVVPLICRYFHEVAQEEGASSLQNDISLQISHHNSLMELINATWPDGPQHTMGQYF; translated from the exons ATGCAAAG CTGCAAACCTCAGTTCGCTGACTGGCTGATAGAACAAGTGCGGACCGAGCAATACACCGGTTTGTTCTTTATGGACAACAATAAGTTCAGAGTCCCGTGGAAACACAATTCTAGGAAGGATTGCTCCGAGGACGACCGTAAAATATTCAGG GCATGGGCAGTGGTCAGCGGTAAAATCACTGAGCATCCCAATGACAAGGCAAAGTGGAAGACTAACTTCCGCTCTGCACTGAACAGCCTGTGCAGGCGTTTCAAGATGGTGGAAGACCACTCCAAGGACTCAAACGACCCCCATAAAGTTTACCTGGTCATCAATGAGT aTAACTATGAGAGCCCTCTCATAGAAGAAATCACTCTGGAGAACTATGGCATTGACCATGCTCTCACCACTACAGAAAACACCCCCCCAGGCATGGAG CATGATATACTGAACTTTAGCAACCTAACCTTGAACCACCTAGACCTGAACCAACATACAG AGAATTATATaccggtacacacacaccacccagtgCCACCAGTCCTAATACAGCAGCCATATGCCCAAG TAAACCCGGATGCCCTGCTCAACCTGCCTGCCACCCGCTCATCTCTCTGGGACTTGGAGATCACCATCTCCTATAGGGGGAGCGAGATGCTAAAGACCCAGGTGTCAGGCCCCAGGGTTCAGCTCCACTACCAGTGTAATGCTCTCGAGCCCAACACCCAGCCCCTCTGCTTCCCCAGCACTGACGGGCTACCAGACCTCAAACAG ATTGAATACACCAACTGCATCCTAAGAAGCGTCCAAAGGGGTCTTCTCCTCGAGGTACAAAACACTGGTATCTATGGTTACCGGCAGGACAAGTGCCACGTGTTCTCCAGTACTAGCAACCCCAGAGAGGCACACCCTGAACCCAGGAAGATGCCCCAAAATGAAATGGTACAACTGTTGAACTTCCAGCAGTACGAAAATG agctgataGCGTTTAAGGAGAACAGGCGAGGCTCACCTGACTATACCATCCACATGTGCTTTGGTGAGAAGTTCCCTGACGGAAAACCCCCGGAGAAGAAACTCATCGTCGTCAAG GTGGTTCCCCTGATCTGTCGTTACTTCCACGAGGTGGCCCAGGAGGAGGGGGCGTCGTCCCTCCAGAATGACATCAGCCTGCAGATCTCCCACCACAACAGCCTGATGGAGCTCATCAATGCCACCTGGCCCGACGGCCCACAGCACACCATGGGGCAGTACTTCTAG
- the LOC106573356 gene encoding achaete-scute homolog 1b produces the protein METTTITTTQLAQNACPFVLTERRTTITLHAPAQECALPNDTTAAGYQSKTTVLKRQRSSSPELLRCKRRLSFNGLGYSIPQQLPVAVARRNERERNRVKQVNMGFQTLRQHVPNGAANKKMSKVETLRSAVEYIRALQQLLDEHDAVSAAFQCGVPSPTISNSYSAEPESPHSTCSSDEGSYEPLSSEEQELLDFTTWFDRY, from the coding sequence ATGGagactaccaccatcaccaccacgcAACTGGCGCAGAACGCATGCCCATTTGTACTGACGGAGAGACGCACCACCATCACCCTGCACGCTCCAGCCCAGGAGTGCGCTCTCCCCAATGACACCACTGCAGCCGGCTACCAAAGCAAGACCACTGTGCTGAAAAGACAGCGCTCCAGCTCCCCGGAGCTCCTGCGCTGCAAGCGGCGGCTCAGCTTTAACGGACTCGGCTACTCCATCCCACAGCAGCTCCCCGTTGCCGTGGCTCGGCGAAACGAGCGCGAGAGGAACCGAGTTAAGCAGGTCAATATGGGCTTTCAGACGCTGCGTCAGCACGTGCCCAACGGGGCAGCCAACAAGAAGATGAGCAAAGTGGAGACGCTGCGGTCCGCCGTGGAGTATATTCGAGCTCTGCAGCAGCTACTAGACGAGCATGATGCTGTGTCAGCCGCCTTTCAGTGCGGGGTGCCTTCCCCTACCATCTCCAACAGCTACTCGGCCGAGCCAGAGTCACCCCACTCCACCTGTTCCTCCGACGAGGGGAGCTATGAGCCCCTGAGCTCTGAGGAGCAGGAGCTGCTGGACTTTACCACCTGGTTCGACAGATACTGA